One Desulfobulbus propionicus DSM 2032 DNA segment encodes these proteins:
- a CDS encoding cytochrome c3 family protein has translation MKHWYRIVSYFVMSLGVLLLAGRPLMAGTTISGVVKDASKHVVPKATVYLIPATDVAAMAKTPLEVKKNAANDEPLEDNLAANKDTYKKGVSDKQGKFKIADVAEAKYFLYVVPADATYLPGGNKADVAISPKALKGKPVEILLSGNTPAGATFVGTTSCLNCHKDYATEKMTLHKLGIRVAGKDSKLQDSSRFVEIDNGLNILKAGATFYFFDFDKERGFDKYKVAREMPKDPTTASLSATFSADDKGHVKIKMQNLKDPSDPPREYPVELTYGGGLYKQRYLLHVGKSLYPFLQYNEHGKDEYGNRTRKQFRDYHADWFFNEETKKLTDPPIAKSFEKECASCHYTGYSLTKLDSGEYIAGAVNDPNGEADIDGDGVPNELNIGCESCHGAGSAHVKAPAAKKAATIVSPGKLASERASVICGQCHSRPQGFLNNDQPVNKDNKMMAPGISRNEYLVNFTTREDASPKDVWESHSKSHHQQYLDFIRSTKYRNAEQILSCTTCHDPHGGSAFKHQMRQDAVTPGSTYCQSCHTAQKDMAKHTENAVGMAHGPETKITCTNCHQFKTAQTGAGFGKGLVTADGKNYWENDITSHLLIVPRKDNKYVKGVDPDKAMPIPYTNSCGISCHDPNSLK, from the coding sequence ATGAAACATTGGTACAGAATCGTGTCGTATTTTGTCATGAGCTTGGGAGTGTTGCTCCTGGCGGGCAGGCCACTGATGGCCGGCACCACCATAAGCGGCGTTGTCAAGGATGCATCGAAACACGTCGTGCCCAAGGCTACCGTCTATCTGATTCCAGCCACAGACGTGGCGGCAATGGCGAAAACCCCGCTGGAGGTCAAAAAAAATGCCGCTAATGATGAACCGCTGGAGGACAATCTAGCGGCCAACAAAGATACCTACAAAAAAGGAGTCTCCGACAAGCAGGGCAAATTCAAGATTGCCGACGTCGCCGAGGCAAAATACTTCCTTTACGTCGTCCCGGCGGATGCGACCTATCTGCCCGGTGGCAACAAGGCTGATGTCGCCATCTCCCCTAAAGCGTTGAAGGGGAAGCCGGTCGAAATTCTTCTTTCGGGCAATACCCCCGCAGGTGCCACCTTCGTGGGCACGACCAGTTGCCTCAACTGCCACAAGGATTATGCCACCGAAAAGATGACCCTCCATAAACTAGGCATCCGAGTTGCCGGCAAGGACAGCAAACTCCAGGATTCTTCGCGGTTTGTTGAAATCGACAACGGTCTCAACATTCTCAAGGCTGGAGCAACCTTCTATTTCTTTGATTTTGACAAGGAACGCGGATTCGACAAGTACAAGGTCGCCCGAGAAATGCCGAAAGATCCCACTACCGCCAGCCTGAGCGCCACCTTCTCCGCCGACGACAAGGGACACGTCAAGATCAAGATGCAGAATCTGAAGGATCCATCCGATCCCCCTCGGGAGTATCCGGTGGAACTGACCTACGGCGGAGGTCTCTATAAACAGCGTTATCTCCTGCACGTTGGCAAGAGCCTCTATCCGTTCCTGCAGTACAACGAGCACGGCAAGGATGAGTACGGTAACCGGACGCGGAAGCAGTTCAGGGACTACCATGCGGACTGGTTCTTCAACGAGGAAACCAAGAAACTCACCGACCCTCCTATCGCCAAGTCCTTTGAAAAGGAATGCGCCTCCTGCCACTATACCGGATACAGTCTCACCAAACTGGATTCTGGGGAGTACATCGCCGGCGCGGTCAATGATCCGAACGGCGAGGCAGACATCGACGGCGACGGCGTGCCCAACGAACTGAACATCGGCTGCGAGTCCTGTCACGGTGCCGGATCGGCCCACGTCAAGGCACCGGCCGCGAAAAAAGCTGCCACCATTGTCAGTCCCGGTAAACTGGCTTCAGAAAGGGCCTCGGTCATCTGCGGCCAATGCCATTCTCGGCCCCAGGGTTTCCTCAACAATGACCAGCCGGTCAACAAGGACAACAAGATGATGGCTCCGGGCATCAGTCGGAACGAGTATCTGGTCAACTTCACCACCCGTGAGGATGCCTCGCCCAAGGATGTGTGGGAATCCCATTCCAAGTCGCATCATCAGCAGTATCTCGACTTTATCCGTTCGACAAAATACCGCAACGCTGAGCAGATCCTAAGCTGCACCACCTGTCACGATCCTCATGGCGGGTCAGCGTTCAAGCATCAGATGCGCCAGGATGCGGTCACGCCGGGAAGCACCTACTGTCAGAGCTGCCATACCGCGCAGAAGGATATGGCCAAGCATACCGAGAACGCCGTGGGCATGGCGCACGGACCGGAAACCAAGATCACCTGCACCAACTGCCATCAGTTCAAGACGGCCCAAACCGGAGCAGGCTTCGGCAAAGGACTGGTGACGGCCGATGGCAAGAACTATTGGGAAAACGACATCACTTCCCACCTGCTCATCGTCCCCCGCAAGGACAACAAGTATGTGAAGGGCGTGGACCCGGACAAGGCCATGCCCATCCCGTACACGAACTCCTGCGGGATCTCCTGTCATGACCCGAACAGCCTGAAATAA
- a CDS encoding TSUP family transporter, whose product MDYLIIALCAFLASGLTLYSGFGLGTLLLPVFALFVPVEVAVGATALVHGANNILKVAIVGQHADRDLVLRFGIPAVVAAFAGAATLGYVAHFGAIFSYAIGSRIAIITPVKLTMGTLMFVFALFELVPKLRSLRVDRKYLVLGGLLSGFFGGFSGHQGALRSAFLTKVGISPQAFVGTNALIGFLVDLARIAVYGSVFFLTGTGDAFDRHQWSMIAVGCLTAFAGVLIGKRYLHTLTMRTIQTITGTLLLGISIALLAGVL is encoded by the coding sequence ATGGACTATTTGATCATCGCCCTTTGCGCTTTCCTGGCCTCCGGGTTGACCCTGTATTCGGGATTTGGCTTGGGGACCTTGCTCCTGCCGGTATTCGCTCTCTTTGTTCCGGTGGAGGTGGCGGTGGGGGCAACCGCTTTGGTGCACGGGGCCAACAATATCCTCAAGGTGGCCATTGTCGGCCAGCATGCGGACAGAGACCTGGTGCTCCGTTTCGGCATTCCGGCCGTGGTCGCCGCCTTTGCCGGGGCAGCGACACTTGGCTATGTCGCCCATTTCGGCGCGATCTTCAGCTATGCCATCGGGTCGCGAATCGCCATCATCACCCCGGTCAAGCTGACCATGGGCACACTGATGTTCGTCTTTGCGTTGTTTGAATTGGTGCCAAAATTGCGGAGCCTGCGCGTTGACCGCAAATATCTCGTCCTCGGCGGACTGCTGTCAGGGTTTTTCGGCGGATTCTCGGGACATCAGGGGGCCTTGCGCTCCGCGTTTCTCACCAAGGTCGGGATCTCGCCTCAAGCCTTTGTCGGCACCAATGCCCTCATCGGCTTCCTGGTCGATCTGGCCCGAATCGCGGTCTATGGTTCGGTCTTTTTCCTGACCGGAACAGGTGACGCCTTTGACCGCCACCAATGGTCAATGATCGCGGTCGGTTGCCTGACCGCCTTTGCCGGCGTTCTCATCGGTAAACGGTATCTGCATACACTCACCATGCGCACCATCCAAACCATCACCGGAACCTTGCTTTTGGGGATTTCAATTGCCCTGCTGGCGGGAGTGCTTTGA
- the arfB gene encoding alternative ribosome rescue aminoacyl-tRNA hydrolase ArfB, with the protein MPTIPITPTLSIDAAEIELTAIRAQGSGGQNVNKVSNAVHLRFDIRASSLPETIKARLLALHDQRLTEDGVLVIKAQEFRSLEKNREAAVERLLELIRAAGATRKKRRPTKPTLAARKRRLESKTRHARTKALRRKPE; encoded by the coding sequence ATGCCGACCATCCCCATCACCCCCACCCTGAGCATCGACGCCGCCGAGATCGAGCTGACCGCCATCCGTGCCCAGGGCTCGGGCGGACAGAACGTCAACAAGGTGAGCAACGCCGTGCATCTCCGTTTCGATATCCGCGCCTCGTCGCTGCCGGAAACGATCAAGGCCCGCTTGCTCGCCCTGCACGACCAGCGCCTCACCGAGGACGGGGTGCTGGTGATCAAGGCCCAGGAGTTTCGCAGCCTGGAGAAGAACCGGGAGGCCGCCGTGGAACGGTTGCTCGAACTGATCCGTGCCGCGGGCGCCACCCGCAAAAAACGGCGGCCCACCAAGCCCACCTTGGCGGCGCGCAAGCGGCGGCTGGAAAGCAAAACGCGTCATGCGCGCACCAAGGCCCTGCGCCGCAAACCTGAATGA
- a CDS encoding helix-turn-helix domain-containing protein encodes MSPPNPELHLAHAFVEHTNCCLFLTGKAGTGKTTFLHQIKQQTHKRLVVTAPTGVAAINAGGVTLHSFFQLPFGPFLPGTELHGGRHRVSREKRNIINSLDLLVIDEISMVRADLLDGVDTVLRRYRRSELPFGGVQLLMIGDLHQLPPVVKEDEWQLLAGQYASPYFFSSRALSRLELIPIELKHIYRQSDGRFIDLLNRVRDNRLDAASLATLNSRFRPDFSPQEAEGVITLCTHNNSADAINHKRLDALPGSSRCFEAGVEGSFPEYAFPTAASLELKVGAQVMFVRNDTSPEKRYFNGKIGTIAHLGRDTIRVDCPGEPETIEVKPVTWENIEYRVDADTAEISPKVVGSFNQVPLKPAWAITIHKSQGLTFDRAVIDAQDAFAHGQVYVALSRCRTFEGLVLSSPIVANAIRTDPAVLDFVAAIESQAPTEATLQTAKIRYQQQLLDQCYDFQTLARLLGRLVGLVRGNASIVTITAGADLFDVQRTTQEAICTVGDNFRRQLRTLFQADKEPARDPVIRERLAKAAGYFREQFDTVLKPCVDGLEVESDNKEVRKRINEVIKQLRQECAAKLAAIVACGEDFSPGRYLRALSAALLEADQRPDKSTSIYTEADVGHPELFRQLRHWRAERAKAANIAPFQVLHQKTLIQIAVHLPDSLKALRTIKGVGAKLAEKYGAEIVALVNAYRSEHRIDSVTLPLPHSIGPTGERKKAGKREDTKKTSLEMLRDGLSIAEIAAQRGLTTQTVEGHLAYFIKAGELAIDGLLPKERLRELEERLATVQAGSLKAVKEALGDDYTYGEINLVLAHLQHREGP; translated from the coding sequence ATGAGCCCTCCCAACCCCGAACTGCACCTGGCGCACGCCTTTGTCGAGCACACCAACTGCTGCCTGTTTCTCACCGGCAAGGCGGGCACCGGCAAGACCACCTTCCTCCACCAGATCAAACAGCAGACCCACAAGCGGCTGGTGGTGACCGCGCCCACCGGGGTGGCGGCGATCAATGCCGGCGGCGTTACCCTCCACTCCTTTTTCCAGCTACCCTTTGGCCCCTTTCTCCCCGGCACCGAGCTGCACGGCGGCCGGCACCGGGTCAGCCGGGAAAAACGCAACATCATCAACAGCCTCGATCTGCTGGTGATCGACGAAATCAGCATGGTGCGGGCCGATCTGCTCGACGGGGTCGATACGGTATTGCGCCGCTACCGCCGCTCCGAGCTGCCCTTTGGCGGCGTGCAGCTGCTGATGATCGGCGACCTGCATCAGTTGCCGCCGGTGGTCAAGGAGGACGAATGGCAGCTGCTCGCCGGCCAGTACGCCTCGCCCTACTTCTTCAGCAGCCGGGCGCTCTCGCGGCTTGAACTGATCCCGATCGAACTTAAACACATCTACCGCCAGTCGGATGGCCGCTTCATCGACCTGCTCAATCGGGTGCGCGACAACCGCCTCGACGCGGCCAGCCTGGCGACGCTCAACAGCCGCTTTCGGCCCGATTTCTCCCCGCAGGAGGCCGAGGGGGTCATCACCCTGTGCACCCACAACAACAGCGCCGACGCCATCAACCACAAGAGGCTCGACGCCCTGCCCGGTTCCAGCCGTTGCTTTGAGGCCGGGGTCGAGGGCAGCTTTCCCGAATACGCCTTCCCCACCGCCGCCAGTCTGGAGCTGAAGGTGGGGGCGCAGGTGATGTTCGTGCGCAACGACACCTCACCAGAAAAACGCTATTTCAACGGCAAGATCGGCACCATCGCCCATCTCGGCCGCGACACCATCCGGGTCGACTGTCCGGGCGAGCCCGAGACCATCGAGGTCAAGCCGGTCACCTGGGAGAACATTGAATACCGGGTCGATGCCGACACCGCCGAGATCTCGCCCAAGGTGGTGGGCAGCTTCAACCAGGTGCCGCTCAAGCCGGCCTGGGCCATCACCATCCACAAGAGCCAGGGCCTGACCTTTGACCGGGCGGTGATCGACGCCCAGGACGCCTTTGCCCACGGCCAGGTCTATGTGGCCCTGAGCCGCTGCCGCACCTTCGAGGGGCTGGTGCTGAGTTCGCCGATTGTCGCCAACGCCATCCGCACCGATCCGGCGGTGCTCGATTTCGTCGCCGCCATCGAAAGCCAGGCCCCCACCGAGGCCACCCTGCAAACGGCCAAGATCCGCTATCAGCAGCAGCTGCTCGACCAGTGCTACGATTTCCAAACCCTGGCCCGGCTGCTCGGCCGGCTGGTGGGGCTGGTGCGCGGCAACGCGAGCATCGTGACGATAACGGCCGGGGCCGATCTGTTCGACGTGCAGCGCACGACCCAGGAAGCGATCTGCACCGTGGGCGACAACTTCCGCCGCCAGCTGCGCACCCTGTTTCAGGCGGACAAGGAACCCGCCAGGGACCCGGTCATCCGCGAACGGCTGGCCAAGGCGGCGGGCTATTTCCGCGAGCAGTTCGATACCGTGCTCAAACCCTGCGTCGACGGACTGGAGGTGGAATCGGACAACAAGGAGGTGCGCAAGCGGATCAATGAGGTGATCAAACAGCTCCGGCAGGAGTGCGCGGCCAAGCTGGCGGCCATCGTCGCCTGCGGCGAGGATTTTTCCCCGGGCCGTTACCTCCGCGCCCTGTCGGCCGCGCTCCTGGAGGCGGACCAGCGTCCGGACAAATCCACCTCGATCTACACCGAGGCCGATGTCGGCCACCCGGAGCTGTTCCGCCAACTGCGGCACTGGCGCGCCGAGCGGGCCAAGGCGGCCAATATTGCCCCGTTTCAGGTGCTGCACCAGAAGACCCTCATCCAGATCGCGGTCCACCTGCCCGACAGCCTCAAGGCACTGCGAACGATCAAGGGCGTCGGCGCCAAGCTGGCCGAGAAATACGGTGCCGAGATCGTGGCCCTGGTGAACGCGTATCGCAGCGAGCACCGCATCGACAGCGTCACCCTGCCCCTTCCCCACAGCATCGGTCCCACCGGCGAGCGGAAAAAGGCGGGCAAACGGGAAGACACCAAGAAGACCAGCCTGGAAATGCTGCGGGATGGCCTCTCCATCGCCGAGATCGCCGCCCAGCGCGGCCTGACCACCCAGACCGTCGAGGGCCACCTGGCCTACTTCATCAAGGCGGGCGAGCTCGCCATCGACGGCCTGTTGCCCAAGGAACGGCTGCGCGAGCTCGAAGAGCGGCTCGCCACCGTGCAGGCCGGCTCGCTCAAGGCCGTGAAGGAGGCCCTGGGCGACGACTACACCTACGGCGAAATCAACCTGGTGTTGGCCCATCTGCAGCATCGGGAAGGTCCCTGA